The DNA sequence AGGCACGGAGGGCCTCTACTGCGGCAACGGCGGGGCCGTGCGCGTGGGCACCCCCCACGAAATCGCCACCGAGGTCAGCGTCAACACCGCCTACGGCGTCGAGCGCGTCGTGCGCTACGCCTTCGAGACGGCGTCCTCTCGCAAGAAGCATCTGACCCTGGTCCACAAGCACAACGTCCTCGTCAACGCGGGACACATGTGGCGACGCATCGTCGACGAGGTGGGGGAGGAGTTCCCCGACGTGACCGTCGATTACTGCCACATTGACGCCGCGACCATCTACATGGTCACCGACCCGGGCCGCTTCGACGTCATCGTCACGGACAACCTCTTCGGAGACATTCTCACCGACGAGGCCGGGGCCGTCACCGGCGGCATTGGCCTGAGCGCCTCCGGCAACCTCAACCCTTCGCGCGTCTTCCCCTCCATGTTCGAGCCCGTGCACGGTTCCGCCCCCGACATCGCCGGGCAGGGCAAGGCCGACCCGACCGCGACCGTCTCGTCGGTCGCGCTCATGCTGGACTTCATGGGCTACGCCGAGGAAGCGGAGCGTGTGCGCGCCGCGATCGACGCAGACATGGCCGCCCGCGCCGAGGCCGCGGCCAGCGGCAGCCCCCTCGTGCGATCGACCTCCCAGATCGGAGACGATATCGCAGCCAGGGTCTGACCCCAGACAATGACGCAGGGCCGCTCCCCGAACGGGGAGCGGCCCTGTAGTTTGCCTATGGTCGCCCCTGCTGGGCGTTGGCGGAATGCCTCAGCGTGTGCCGATGAGGGCGGGAAGTGTCGTGCGAGGCGCCCACTGCTCGATGTCCGCCAATGCTGCGCTTGCCCCCGCTGCCCGCACGTCGGCGGAGTCGCTGGCTAGCATCGCGGCGTCCGCCGCCAGCAGATTTGCGGCTAGAGACGGGGCGTCAAGGAAACCGAGGTTGCAGCGAGGAGAACGGGTATCCGTCGCACCGGCACGCAGGGCGATGTCTACGCGAACCAGAAGTTCGCCCGACACGGCGTACGCGTCGGACAGGGAGCCGGCGCTGACCTGAGCCTTCGGCAGGGTGGACGCCGTGCAATCCCAGGTTGCGACCGCAGTCGACAGCTCCTGAGAGTCGGGCAGCTTCTTGCCCGAGGGGGCAAAGGAAGAGGAGAGCGTCGGAGCGTCAAAGAGATCAATGGACCAGGTCTGGACTCCCTGACGCGAAGCAATATTCACTCGATCATTGACAAGGAGCGCCTGATCCAGACCTGTGTCCACCTCGATGCCGTACGCGTGGGCGATCGTCACGGCGCTCGCGTAACGGCCAAGCGACGCGGCCGACAGCGTGCGGGCCTCCTCGGAGGACGTGCGATTGGGGTCAGCGGCGATCTCCAGGTCGCGGGTCGCTGTGCGGGCCAGCCACGAGACGAAAGCAGACACGTCGGTGGGAGCCTCGGAGACTGGGGCCGGAGCGGACTCGCCCTCGGGCGTCGCCCCTCCCCACGGATCCCACAGGCCCCCCAGCACCTCGAGCCGCTCATGTGACGCCGACGCGACGGAACGCAGAGCAGCCGAACACGATGCGCACTCCGTCGCGACCTCAGCGAGCTGGGTCGCGCGCTCGGATGCTGCCGCCTCCGTACGCGCGGCCTGGTCGCGCACCGCGTCAAAACCAGACAGAGTCGGCAGGGACGAGGACGAGCACGCGGACAGCGCGAGAAGCGCCGCTCCAGTCGCAGCGAGGCCGGGGAGGCGACGTGTGGTCAAAGTCAGTTTTGCGAAACGCACATCCGCATCATCCCACACCCCGGGTAGGATAGGGAACTGACCCGCTTACGCGACAGAAAGATAGGCACATATGGCATCGTCCACGTCAGAGGGACCGCTCGAGGAGCTGCTGGCTCCCGTGGTCGCACAGTCGGGACTGGAACTGGACTCAGTCATCCGTTCGCGCTCAGATGCGATGCCGCTCCTCCGGGTCATCGTCGAGGCACCGATCGGCGCAGGCGGAATTGATTCCGACACGCTCGCAGACGTGTCCCGCGCCGTGTCGAAAGCCCTGGACGCAGCGGACCCGATCGACGGCGAATACTTGCTGGAAGTGTCTACTCCCGGGGCCGAACGCGAGCTCACGAAGGTCGGGCACTGGATGCGACAGATCGGACGCCTAGTGCGGATCAAGCTGCGTGCCGGCGGTTACGTTTCCGGTCGCGTCGTCGCGGCCGACGAGACCAGCGCGACGATCGACGTTGACGGCGAAACGACGATCATTGACTACCAGGACATGAGGAAGGCGCGCTCCCGTGTCGACTTTGGGTCGGGGGACTAAGCTCCTCACACCGCCCACGTGCCCGGCTGCGTCCACGCAGCCGGGCATATTTCTGTGATCTAGTTGATATATCTCCCCGTCGGGGTGTAGAGTGTGACGCGATGCACGGGAGCCCTGACAGTAGGGGGCTGAGAGGGAGGCGATCCTCCGACCGACACACCTGATCCGGATCATACCGGCGTAGGGACGCAGACACTTCTTCCACGAAGGCTCGTGCGCGCACGCGAAAGAGCCGTAGTGAGCGACAGCAACAAACACCTCGACGTGACGACCAGGGTCTGGCCCGTCATCTCCGAAGACGAATGTGAGCGGGTGCTTGCCCGCCTCGCCACCCCTCTCACAGGTACCGTCCTGCAGGTCTCCAACCGCCCCACAGCAGCGGGAATCCTCGTCGACGCAGGCACCTCGACAGTCTTCATCAAACGCTACGCACCCGGTGCCGTCCCCGCCGACCATCTGCGCGCAGTCCACGGCCTCGTCGCACACATCCGCGCGAGAAGATTTCCCACCCCCGCATTCCTACCCTTCGCCGACTCTGACACCGTCTGGGAAACGCCGACGGGGACGTGGGAAGTGTGCGAGGGTGCCATCGGCGAGGACCGCTACCGCGACGACCCCACGTGGACGATTCCCGGCACGCTCGACGAAGCTCACGCCCTCGGATCCATGACCGCCCGCCTCGCCCTGGCCTCGTCGGATTATCACGCCGCGCTCAACCCGCCGAGCGCCTATCAATCGCGGATGCGACTCTTTGCGCAGGACCCTCGCCGCGACTTGCCCCAGTGGCTCGCTGAGCGTCCCGGTGTCCGGGCCTACCTGCGTGACTCCGGTAGGCGCATCGAGGACCAGTGGGCACCCCACCTCGACTTCGCGGCCGCCTACGCCCCCATCGCCGCCCAGCTGCCCACCTCCTGGACGCACGGAGACCTGCACGTCTCCAACGTCTTCTGGAAGGGCCTGGCCCCCTCCCAGTTCATCGACTTCGGACTGGCAGACCGCAACCCCTCCGTCTACGACCTGGCTCTCATCATCGAACGAAACGCCTTCGAATGGACTCGCAT is a window from the Schaalia odontolytica genome containing:
- a CDS encoding 3-isopropylmalate dehydrogenase, which encodes MTLNIAVIPGDGIGKEIVPEGLKVLDRVLADKGIEYSTTLFNLGAERWHATGDTLTDEDLEAIKRHDVILLGAVGDPSVPSGVLERGLLLKLRFALDHYVNLRPSKYYEGVPSPLADPGDIDFVVVREGTEGLYCGNGGAVRVGTPHEIATEVSVNTAYGVERVVRYAFETASSRKKHLTLVHKHNVLVNAGHMWRRIVDEVGEEFPDVTVDYCHIDAATIYMVTDPGRFDVIVTDNLFGDILTDEAGAVTGGIGLSASGNLNPSRVFPSMFEPVHGSAPDIAGQGKADPTATVSSVALMLDFMGYAEEAERVRAAIDADMAARAEAAASGSPLVRSTSQIGDDIAARV
- the rimP gene encoding ribosome maturation factor RimP, which encodes MASSTSEGPLEELLAPVVAQSGLELDSVIRSRSDAMPLLRVIVEAPIGAGGIDSDTLADVSRAVSKALDAADPIDGEYLLEVSTPGAERELTKVGHWMRQIGRLVRIKLRAGGYVSGRVVAADETSATIDVDGETTIIDYQDMRKARSRVDFGSGD
- a CDS encoding phosphotransferase enzyme family protein → MSDSNKHLDVTTRVWPVISEDECERVLARLATPLTGTVLQVSNRPTAAGILVDAGTSTVFIKRYAPGAVPADHLRAVHGLVAHIRARRFPTPAFLPFADSDTVWETPTGTWEVCEGAIGEDRYRDDPTWTIPGTLDEAHALGSMTARLALASSDYHAALNPPSAYQSRMRLFAQDPRRDLPQWLAERPGVRAYLRDSGRRIEDQWAPHLDFAAAYAPIAAQLPTSWTHGDLHVSNVFWKGLAPSQFIDFGLADRNPSVYDLALIIERNAFEWTRIVDGDEEAVHRDITLALIDGYEEMRPLSPLERRGLLALMPLIQAESGLNWIEYQYGATKSMPGADWCLDVFFGEHTRWFTRQPGRDYLAWLDDAISHH